In Janthinobacterium sp. 67, a genomic segment contains:
- a CDS encoding TIGR04222 domain-containing membrane protein, with protein MNGFNPFDWSGPSFLLAYLIFGALVYYLARELLIRMELRNPHAQLSLADDPYRIAFLRGGALEAVKIAAIVLVDRGLLRADGPLLETANADSLRFASHDIERDVLRLYLGRQGHSKELAVQAEMLPSCRAYEETLTQQELLVGPQLLRRRARITWAAHWLLLTVAGVKAVIAISRQHYNLLFLAVLLAIFLLMLRGLRTSASSWSAQRLLTDLRMLFGRLNMRSSRLQAGNSSADMALLAAIFGISALPLSVYAYVAELYPVPRQNGGGDSSSGSTGDSGDSSSGGGDGGGSGCGGCGGGGGCGS; from the coding sequence GTGAACGGCTTCAATCCCTTTGACTGGAGCGGGCCATCGTTCCTGCTGGCCTACCTGATCTTCGGCGCGCTCGTGTACTACCTGGCGCGCGAGCTGCTGATCCGCATGGAATTGCGCAATCCGCACGCCCAGCTGTCGCTGGCAGATGATCCCTACCGCATCGCGTTCCTGCGCGGTGGCGCCCTCGAAGCCGTGAAAATCGCCGCCATCGTGCTGGTCGACCGGGGCTTGCTGCGCGCCGACGGCCCGCTGCTGGAAACGGCCAACGCCGACAGCCTGCGCTTTGCCAGCCACGATATCGAACGCGACGTGCTGCGGCTGTACCTGGGGCGCCAGGGGCACAGCAAGGAACTGGCCGTGCAAGCCGAGATGCTGCCGTCGTGCCGCGCCTACGAGGAGACGTTGACGCAGCAGGAATTGCTGGTCGGCCCGCAGCTACTGCGCCGGCGCGCACGCATCACCTGGGCCGCGCACTGGCTGCTGCTGACGGTGGCCGGCGTCAAGGCCGTCATCGCCATCAGCCGCCAGCACTACAATCTGCTGTTCCTGGCGGTCCTGCTGGCGATTTTTCTCCTCATGCTGCGCGGCTTGCGCACCAGCGCGAGCAGCTGGAGCGCGCAGCGGCTGCTGACCGACCTGCGCATGCTGTTTGGCCGGCTGAACATGCGCTCATCGCGCCTGCAGGCGGGCAACAGCAGCGCCGACATGGCGCTGCTGGCCGCCATCTTCGGCATCAGCGCCCTGCCCTTGTCCGTGTACGCGTATGTCGCCGAGCTGTATCCGGTGCCCCGGCAAAATGGCGGTGGCGACTCCTCGTCCGGCAGCACGGGCGACTCGGGCGACTCGTCATCGGGCGGTGGTGACGGCGGCGGCAGCGGCTGTGGGGGATGCGGCGGTGGCGGCGGCTGTGGCAGTTAG
- a CDS encoding DUF4870 family protein, which yields MSQDIILDTQLQQTKKLAWWLYLIHGASFVFSLGAFSFIPLIINYVKRDEAAGTFVHSHHSWMIRSFWWYVVWIVVGAILWVTLIGLPLALIVWGVAWLWKAYRLLRGFIDLNNNSPVPM from the coding sequence ATGTCACAAGATATTATTTTGGATACCCAACTTCAGCAGACCAAGAAACTGGCCTGGTGGTTGTACCTGATACATGGCGCCAGCTTCGTGTTTTCGCTGGGCGCGTTTTCCTTCATTCCGCTCATCATCAATTATGTGAAGCGGGACGAGGCGGCCGGGACCTTCGTGCACAGCCATCACAGCTGGATGATCCGCTCCTTCTGGTGGTACGTGGTCTGGATCGTCGTCGGCGCCATCTTGTGGGTCACGCTGATCGGCCTTCCGCTGGCGCTCATCGTGTGGGGCGTGGCCTGGCTGTGGAAAGCCTACCGCCTGCTGCGCGGCTTCATCGACCTGAACAACAACAGCCCCGTCCCCATGTAA
- a CDS encoding DUF692 domain-containing protein, with the protein MAVSQETARDRVGLGWRAELAAGILSNLARIDVLEVIADDYYGASRAGIAALRSLARQVPVSLHGVGMGLASTIPAEPRRLHAMARLMQAVQAESWSEHLSFVRAGGIEIGHLAAPPRTPHSAAGAIANIALATRIVGSAPLMENIATLVQPPASTMDEAAWLAQIIHGAQVPLLLDLHNLYANAVNAGESPQELLLRLPLDRVGAVHLSGGHWIAAPDGGQRLLDDHLHDVPPEVFALLTVLARHAPQPLTAIVERDGNYPSFEHVLGQLELARAALRAGRAA; encoded by the coding sequence GTGGCAGTTAGCCAGGAGACCGCGCGCGACCGTGTCGGCCTGGGCTGGCGCGCCGAACTGGCTGCCGGCATCCTGTCCAACCTGGCGCGGATCGACGTGCTGGAAGTGATCGCCGACGATTATTACGGCGCCTCGCGCGCCGGCATCGCCGCCTTGCGCAGCCTGGCGCGGCAGGTGCCGGTCAGCCTGCATGGCGTCGGCATGGGACTGGCGTCGACGATTCCCGCCGAGCCGCGCCGGCTGCATGCGATGGCGCGCCTGATGCAAGCGGTGCAGGCGGAATCGTGGTCCGAGCACCTGAGTTTCGTGCGCGCCGGCGGCATCGAGATCGGCCACCTGGCCGCGCCGCCGCGCACGCCGCACAGCGCCGCCGGCGCCATCGCCAATATCGCGCTGGCCACGCGCATCGTCGGCAGCGCGCCGCTGATGGAAAACATCGCCACCCTGGTCCAGCCGCCGGCCAGCACCATGGACGAAGCGGCATGGCTGGCGCAGATTATCCACGGCGCGCAAGTGCCGCTGCTGCTCGACCTGCACAACCTGTATGCAAATGCCGTCAATGCCGGCGAGTCGCCGCAGGAACTGCTGCTGCGCCTGCCGCTGGACAGGGTCGGCGCCGTGCACCTAAGCGGCGGCCACTGGATCGCTGCGCCGGACGGCGGCCAGCGGCTGCTGGACGACCACCTGCACGACGTGCCGCCCGAAGTCTTTGCTTTATTGACCGTGCTGGCGCGCCATGCGCCGCAACCGTTGACGGCAATCGTCGAACGCGACGGCAATTACCCGTCGTTCGAGCATGTGCTGGGCCAGCTGGAACTGGCGCGCGCGGCCTTGCGCGCGGGGCGAGCCGCATGA
- a CDS encoding nucleotidyltransferase domain-containing protein encodes MPPPLPEEIQRHLDIFVAAAQKAFGADLAAAVLFGSAADGQLRATSDVNLLLLLKRFTPQAADALRGPLRLAHAAIDLQVMFLQENELAQAADAFAVKFADIIARHRVLHGADPFASLHTSRDAVLRRLRQVLLNQQLRMRERYMLLSLTEEQLASAIADAAGPLRSAAASLAQLDGKSAQSGKQALEAFVDQLGDPALHAALQAMSAARETARLAPGQALPAFTSLMAITERLREHAEQMR; translated from the coding sequence ATGCCGCCACCGCTGCCAGAAGAGATACAACGCCACCTCGATATATTCGTCGCCGCCGCGCAAAAGGCCTTCGGCGCCGACCTGGCCGCCGCCGTACTGTTTGGCTCGGCCGCCGATGGCCAGCTGCGCGCCACCTCCGACGTCAACCTGCTGTTGCTGCTCAAGCGCTTTACGCCACAGGCAGCCGATGCGCTGCGCGGCCCCTTGCGCCTGGCGCACGCCGCCATCGATTTGCAGGTGATGTTCTTGCAAGAAAACGAATTGGCGCAGGCCGCCGACGCCTTTGCCGTCAAGTTTGCCGACATCATCGCGCGCCACCGGGTGCTGCATGGCGCTGACCCTTTCGCCAGCCTGCACACGAGCCGCGACGCCGTGCTGCGCCGCCTGCGGCAAGTGCTGCTGAACCAGCAGCTGCGCATGCGCGAACGGTATATGCTGTTGAGCCTGACAGAAGAACAGCTGGCCAGCGCCATCGCGGACGCGGCCGGCCCCCTGCGTTCGGCGGCGGCCTCGCTGGCGCAACTCGATGGCAAGTCTGCACAATCTGGCAAGCAGGCGCTCGAAGCGTTTGTCGACCAGCTGGGCGACCCGGCCCTGCACGCCGCCCTGCAAGCCATGTCGGCCGCGCGCGAAACGGCACGCCTAGCGCCGGGGCAGGCCCTGCCCGCCTTCACAAGCCTGATGGCGATTACCGAACGCCTGCGCGAACACGCGGAGCAGATGCGGTGA
- a CDS encoding serine hydrolase domain-containing protein, translating to MKRDRYPTLAARARSWLQRAVPALLLCCATVAHAAGPTLEAEFAAGLKDEGLAGAVWSEVLPDGTVKVGASGLRDAAKQIPMQADTRMQVGSVGKVALALGVLRLVSEDKLTLDTPLQQVLPEVALRNPWLASDPVRIRHLLAHTSGIDNVRFWQAFSLNPAPDTPLAEAFDGGGNLLRVRARPGSRYAYSNMGYGLLGMVIEKVTGQPYERYLDAQLLQPLGMADSTFAFVSQAGSLADPRLAMGHFEHGVAQPAVPQYLRPAAQFTTTAADMARLARFLMGDGKLQGAQFIDLALMGALSEPAGTDAAQAGLATGHGLALAVRDRHNVVGACHPGTAVGFRAMLCIYPEQDSAFFVAFNTDAERADYERFNRLLLRDLELPLRAPAPRGTPAPTVENWQGVYVPSPSPMASMAWVDAVFGFTRLKWDGESLFLIPFQGEPKELEPVGGLLFRASDRSTPSHVLMQEDGKHILSDGLRSYERASMLRMLVLWGSLALGAAGLLYVLVVGVWRAALRSLERGDHLFAPLLAMLALLLPLPFFYFQSYLRLGDVTIASVLLVLVTGALPLATAFGLARCWRSRGTPAEAGSWAKWDWVALLAALQLLLVLAWWGLLPLRMWQL from the coding sequence TTGAAACGAGATCGATATCCGACCCTGGCCGCGCGCGCCAGGTCGTGGCTGCAGCGGGCCGTGCCGGCCTTGCTGCTGTGCTGTGCCACCGTGGCCCACGCCGCCGGCCCTACCTTGGAGGCGGAGTTTGCGGCCGGCTTGAAGGACGAGGGCCTGGCGGGTGCCGTCTGGAGCGAAGTCTTGCCCGACGGAACAGTCAAAGTCGGCGCGTCCGGCTTGCGCGATGCCGCCAAGCAAATACCGATGCAGGCGGACACGCGCATGCAGGTGGGCTCCGTGGGCAAGGTGGCGCTGGCACTGGGCGTCCTGCGCCTCGTCAGCGAAGACAAGCTCACGCTCGACACGCCCTTGCAGCAGGTGCTGCCGGAAGTCGCCCTGAGAAATCCGTGGCTGGCCAGCGACCCCGTGCGCATCCGCCACTTGCTCGCGCATACGTCGGGTATCGATAATGTGCGCTTCTGGCAGGCGTTCAGCCTGAACCCGGCGCCGGACACGCCGCTGGCCGAGGCCTTCGACGGCGGCGGCAATCTGCTGCGCGTGCGCGCCCGGCCCGGCAGCCGCTATGCGTACTCGAACATGGGCTATGGCTTGCTGGGCATGGTGATCGAGAAGGTCACGGGCCAGCCCTATGAGCGCTACCTCGATGCGCAGCTGCTGCAGCCGCTGGGCATGGCGGACAGCACGTTTGCTTTCGTCAGTCAGGCGGGATCGCTCGCGGACCCGCGCCTGGCCATGGGCCACTTCGAGCATGGCGTGGCGCAGCCGGCCGTGCCCCAGTATTTGCGCCCGGCCGCGCAGTTCACCACCACGGCGGCCGACATGGCCAGGCTGGCGCGCTTCCTGATGGGAGACGGCAAGCTGCAGGGCGCGCAGTTCATCGACCTGGCCCTGATGGGCGCCTTGTCCGAGCCGGCCGGCACGGATGCGGCGCAGGCGGGCCTGGCCACGGGCCACGGCCTGGCGCTGGCCGTGCGCGACCGCCATAACGTGGTCGGCGCCTGCCACCCTGGCACGGCCGTCGGTTTTCGCGCCATGCTGTGCATCTACCCGGAGCAGGACAGCGCCTTCTTCGTGGCCTTCAATACGGATGCCGAGCGGGCCGACTATGAACGCTTCAACCGCCTGCTGCTGCGCGACCTGGAGCTGCCGCTGCGCGCGCCGGCCCCGCGCGGTACGCCCGCGCCCACGGTGGAAAACTGGCAGGGCGTCTACGTGCCGTCGCCGAGCCCCATGGCCAGCATGGCCTGGGTCGATGCCGTCTTCGGTTTTACGCGGCTGAAATGGGATGGCGAGTCGCTGTTCCTGATCCCGTTCCAGGGCGAGCCGAAGGAACTGGAACCGGTGGGCGGCCTGCTGTTCCGCGCCAGCGACCGCAGCACGCCGTCGCACGTGCTGATGCAGGAAGACGGCAAGCATATCCTCAGCGACGGCCTGCGCAGCTATGAGCGCGCGTCGATGCTGCGCATGCTGGTGCTGTGGGGCAGCCTGGCCCTGGGGGCTGCCGGCTTGCTGTACGTACTGGTGGTGGGCGTGTGGCGCGCCGCGCTGCGCAGCCTGGAGCGGGGCGACCATCTGTTCGCGCCTTTGCTGGCCATGCTGGCGCTGCTCTTGCCGCTGCCGTTTTTCTATTTCCAGTCCTACCTGCGCCTGGGCGACGTCACCATCGCCAGTGTGCTGCTGGTATTGGTGACGGGCGCGCTGCCGCTGGCGACGGCGTTCGGCCTGGCCCGCTGCTGGCGCAGCCGCGGCACGCCGGCCGAGGCGGGCTCGTGGGCGAAATGGGATTGGGTGGCCTTGCTGGCGGCTTTGCAACTGCTGCTGGTGCTGGCCTGGTGGGGATTGCTGCCGCTGCGTATGTGGCAGCTGTAG
- the serB gene encoding phosphoserine phosphatase SerB: MNLILQGLDGDSARLERIAALAAPTSVTRLGPNAVRCEQIAYSPALRPTIEVAAQAAQLDATYMMGQRELREFKLVAMDMDSTLITIECIDEIADMQGLKPQVAAITEAAMRGELDFAASLKQRVALLEGLDASALQRVYDERLKLSPGAEAMLAAVQKAGLKTLLVSGGFTFFTERLKERLGLDYTHANALEIVDGKLTGKVLGGIVDAEEKQRTVERVCAELGISPSEAIVMGDGANDLKMMGIAGLSVAFRAKPVVRSQADVALNFVGLDGLLNVLS; encoded by the coding sequence ATGAATCTGATCCTGCAGGGCCTTGACGGCGATAGCGCCCGCCTCGAGCGCATCGCCGCGCTGGCCGCGCCGACGTCCGTCACGCGCCTCGGTCCGAACGCCGTGCGCTGCGAACAGATCGCCTACTCGCCCGCGCTGCGCCCCACGATCGAAGTGGCGGCGCAGGCGGCGCAGCTGGACGCCACCTACATGATGGGCCAGCGCGAACTGCGCGAATTCAAGCTCGTGGCGATGGACATGGATTCGACCCTGATCACCATCGAGTGCATCGATGAAATCGCCGACATGCAGGGCTTGAAACCGCAAGTGGCGGCCATCACGGAAGCGGCCATGCGCGGCGAACTCGATTTTGCCGCCAGCCTGAAGCAGCGCGTGGCCCTGCTCGAAGGGCTCGACGCGTCGGCCCTGCAGCGCGTCTACGACGAGCGTCTGAAACTGTCGCCGGGCGCGGAAGCCATGCTGGCGGCCGTGCAAAAGGCCGGCCTGAAAACCCTGCTGGTGTCGGGCGGTTTTACCTTCTTCACCGAACGCCTGAAGGAACGCCTGGGCCTCGACTACACGCATGCGAACGCACTGGAAATCGTCGACGGCAAGCTGACGGGCAAAGTCCTGGGCGGCATCGTCGACGCGGAAGAAAAGCAGCGCACGGTGGAGCGCGTGTGCGCGGAACTGGGCATTTCCCCATCCGAAGCCATCGTCATGGGCGATGGCGCCAACGATTTGAAAATGATGGGCATCGCCGGCCTGTCCGTGGCCTTCCGCGCCAAGCCCGTGGTGCGCTCGCAAGCCGACGTGGCGCTGAACTTCGTGGGACTCGATGGCTTGCTCAACGTCTTGAGCTGA
- a CDS encoding cystathionine beta-lyase, with product MTTPKSLQTALIHSDYQAPQGFAAFPNAIHHASTVLFKDVAAMRSGDWKDKNAYTYGLHGTPTTFTLEARLAEIEGGKHCLLAPSGLAAIAMADFALLKTGDDVLLPENIYNPNRELGRWLAQDFGITARYYDPLIGAGIAALIQENTKLIWTEAPGSVTMEVPDLPAICAAARARGVLVALDNTWSAGLALRGFDLGVDIIMQALTKYQSGGSDVLMGALITRERALHERLAQAHMRLGMGVGADDAYLVLRGLPTMKLRFDAHDAGARTVAAWLKGRSEIATVLHPAFEDCPGHAIWQRDFTGAGGLFSVLFDARYTEAQTDRFVDALQLFKIGYSWGGANSLVMPYRIAAMRKGWQLPGQLVRLNVGLEDPQDLIADIERAFAAM from the coding sequence ATGACCACACCCAAATCCCTCCAGACGGCGCTGATCCACAGCGATTACCAGGCGCCGCAAGGCTTTGCCGCGTTTCCCAACGCCATCCATCACGCCTCGACCGTGCTGTTCAAGGACGTCGCGGCCATGCGCTCGGGCGACTGGAAAGACAAGAACGCCTACACCTACGGCTTGCACGGCACGCCCACCACGTTCACCCTGGAAGCGCGGCTGGCCGAGATAGAAGGGGGCAAGCATTGCCTGCTGGCGCCGTCGGGGCTGGCGGCCATCGCCATGGCGGACTTTGCCCTGTTGAAAACGGGCGACGACGTTTTATTGCCGGAAAATATATACAACCCGAACCGCGAACTGGGACGCTGGCTGGCGCAGGATTTCGGCATCACGGCCCGCTATTACGATCCGCTCATCGGTGCCGGCATCGCCGCCCTGATCCAGGAAAACACCAAACTCATCTGGACGGAAGCACCGGGTTCGGTGACGATGGAAGTGCCGGACTTGCCCGCCATCTGCGCGGCCGCCCGTGCGCGCGGCGTGCTGGTGGCTTTGGACAACACCTGGTCGGCCGGCCTGGCCCTGCGCGGCTTCGACCTGGGCGTGGACATCATCATGCAGGCGCTGACGAAATACCAGTCGGGCGGCTCGGACGTGCTGATGGGCGCGCTCATTACGCGCGAGCGGGCGCTGCACGAGCGCCTGGCGCAGGCGCACATGCGTCTGGGCATGGGCGTGGGGGCGGACGACGCCTATCTGGTGCTGCGCGGCTTGCCGACCATGAAGCTGCGCTTCGACGCCCATGACGCGGGCGCGCGCACGGTGGCCGCCTGGCTCAAGGGCCGCAGCGAGATTGCCACGGTGCTGCATCCCGCATTCGAGGATTGCCCGGGCCACGCCATCTGGCAGCGCGACTTTACCGGCGCGGGCGGCCTGTTTTCCGTGCTGTTCGATGCCCGCTACACGGAGGCGCAGACGGACCGTTTCGTCGATGCCTTGCAGTTGTTCAAGATTGGCTACAGCTGGGGCGGCGCGAACAGCCTGGTGATGCCGTACCGCATCGCCGCCATGCGCAAGGGCTGGCAACTGCCGGGCCAGCTGGTGCGCCTGAACGTGGGGCTGGAAGATCCGCAGGACTTGATCGCCGATATCGAACGGGCGTTCGCGGCGATGTAG
- the mfd gene encoding transcription-repair coupling factor, with amino-acid sequence MSLDLTKALPKPGNRYALPALYGSSDAYALALAALALKARGQMLAVVVAQASDGQRLLDEIPWFGGKDLRCHLLPDWETLPYDAFSPHQDLVSERLATLHEIQTRQCDVLIVPATTALVRLAPPSFLAAYTFFFKKGEKLDEARLKSQLTLAGYSHVSQVMSPGEYSVRGGLLDLFPMGSALPYRLDLFGDTIETIRTFDADTQRSLYPVHEVRLLPGREFPMDEAARTTFRNRWREQFEGDPSRSVVYKDISSGIASAGIEYYLPLFFEHTATLFDYLPPDASLALVGEIDAAIGRFWTDTQSRYRFLKADRERPILPPESLFLSDEQFFGLAKPYARLAISKSNDALASELSAPMPNIAVNRRADDPLANLRSYLLQSGRRVMICAESNGRRETLQQYFSEYDLHLTPVEGSDGFLQSDAKLMLGVAPLHAGFELFTPEGNLAFITETELYAGSGRRVGSKKQEGVTQVESMVRDLSELKIGDPVVHINHGIGRYMGLTSMDLGEGETEFLHLEYAKDTKLYVPVSQLHVISRYSGASPEDAPLHSLGSGQWEKAKKRAADQVRDTAAELLNLYARRALRQGHSFEFSSHDYQRFADSFGFDETPDQAEAIHNVIKDMTSGKPMDRLVCGDVGFGKTEVALRAAFIAVMGGKQVAILAPTTLLAEQHAQTFADRFADWPVRIAELSRFRSGKEITQAFKGMADGTIDIVIGTHKLLSDDVKFTRLGLVIIDEEHRFGVRQKEALKALRAEVDVLTLTATPIPRTLGMALEGLRDFSIIATAPQKRLAIKTFVRSEGEAIIREACLRELKRGGQIYFLHNEVETIQNRLAMLTELLPEARIAVAHGQMHERDLEKVMRDFVAQRFNILLCTTIIETGIDVPTANTIIMHRADKFGLAQLHQLRGRVGRSHHQAYAYLLVHDVQGLSKLAQRRLDAIQQMEELGSGFYLAMHDLEIRGAGEVLGESQSGEMTEIGFQLYSDMLNEAVRSLKAGKEPDLAAPLASTTEINLHVPALLPADFCGDVHERLSIYKRLANCATQEKIDDIQEELIDRFGKLPDAVKALVETHRLRIGAKTVGIVKIDVHGEAATLQFMAKPPIDPMRIIDLIQKNRHIKLHGQDKLKITAAMPDLAARVTQIKTTIKQLTV; translated from the coding sequence CTGCCACCTGCTGCCGGACTGGGAAACCCTGCCCTACGACGCGTTCTCGCCGCACCAGGACCTGGTCTCCGAGCGCCTGGCCACCTTGCACGAAATCCAGACACGCCAGTGCGACGTGCTGATCGTGCCGGCCACCACGGCGCTCGTGCGCCTGGCCCCGCCATCCTTTTTGGCCGCCTACACCTTCTTCTTCAAGAAGGGCGAAAAGCTCGACGAAGCGCGCCTGAAGTCGCAGCTGACCCTGGCCGGCTACAGCCATGTCTCGCAAGTGATGTCGCCCGGCGAATACTCGGTGCGCGGCGGCCTGCTCGACCTGTTCCCCATGGGGTCCGCCCTGCCCTACCGCCTCGATTTGTTCGGCGACACCATCGAAACCATCCGCACCTTCGACGCCGACACCCAGCGCTCGCTGTATCCCGTGCATGAAGTGCGGCTGCTGCCGGGCCGCGAATTTCCCATGGACGAAGCGGCCCGCACCACCTTCCGCAACCGCTGGCGCGAACAGTTCGAAGGCGATCCATCGCGCTCGGTCGTCTACAAGGACATCAGCAGCGGCATCGCCTCGGCCGGCATCGAGTACTACCTGCCCCTGTTCTTCGAGCACACGGCCACCCTGTTCGACTACCTGCCGCCCGACGCCTCGCTCGCCCTGGTGGGCGAGATCGACGCTGCCATCGGGCGCTTCTGGACCGACACGCAGTCGCGCTACCGCTTCCTGAAGGCGGACCGCGAGCGGCCGATTTTGCCGCCCGAATCGCTGTTCCTGTCCGACGAGCAGTTCTTCGGCCTGGCCAAGCCGTATGCGCGCCTGGCGATCAGCAAATCGAACGATGCGCTGGCGTCCGAACTGTCCGCGCCCATGCCGAACATCGCCGTCAACCGCCGCGCCGACGATCCGCTGGCCAACCTGCGCAGCTATTTGCTGCAATCGGGACGCCGCGTGATGATCTGCGCCGAATCGAACGGCCGCCGCGAAACCTTGCAGCAGTACTTCAGCGAATACGATCTGCACCTGACGCCCGTGGAAGGCAGCGACGGCTTCCTGCAATCCGACGCCAAGCTGATGCTGGGCGTGGCGCCGCTGCATGCGGGCTTCGAGCTGTTTACGCCCGAGGGCAATCTGGCCTTCATCACCGAAACGGAGCTGTACGCCGGTTCCGGCCGCCGGGTCGGCAGCAAGAAGCAGGAAGGCGTGACGCAGGTCGAGTCGATGGTGCGCGACCTGTCGGAGCTGAAAATCGGCGACCCCGTCGTGCACATCAACCACGGCATCGGGCGCTACATGGGCCTGACCAGCATGGACCTGGGCGAAGGCGAGACGGAGTTCCTGCATCTGGAATACGCGAAGGACACCAAGCTGTACGTGCCCGTGTCGCAGCTGCACGTCATTTCCCGCTATTCGGGCGCTTCGCCGGAAGACGCGCCGCTGCATTCGCTCGGTTCGGGCCAGTGGGAAAAGGCGAAGAAGCGCGCGGCCGACCAGGTGCGCGACACGGCCGCCGAGCTGCTCAACCTGTATGCGCGCCGCGCGCTGCGCCAGGGCCACTCGTTCGAATTCTCGTCGCACGATTACCAGCGCTTCGCCGACAGCTTCGGCTTCGACGAAACGCCGGACCAGGCCGAGGCCATCCACAACGTCATCAAGGACATGACTTCCGGTAAACCGATGGACCGCCTCGTCTGTGGCGACGTCGGCTTCGGCAAGACGGAAGTGGCGCTGCGCGCAGCCTTTATCGCCGTCATGGGCGGCAAGCAGGTGGCCATCCTGGCGCCCACCACCCTGCTGGCCGAGCAGCATGCGCAAACCTTCGCCGACCGCTTCGCCGACTGGCCCGTGCGCATCGCCGAGCTGTCGCGCTTCCGCAGCGGCAAGGAGATCACGCAGGCGTTCAAGGGCATGGCCGACGGCACCATCGACATCGTCATCGGCACCCATAAACTGCTGTCGGACGACGTGAAATTCACGCGTCTGGGCCTCGTCATCATCGACGAGGAACACCGATTTGGCGTGCGCCAGAAGGAAGCGCTGAAAGCGCTGCGCGCGGAAGTGGACGTGCTGACCCTGACGGCCACGCCGATCCCGCGCACCCTGGGCATGGCCTTGGAAGGCTTGCGCGACTTTTCCATCATCGCCACGGCGCCGCAAAAGCGCCTGGCGATCAAGACGTTCGTGCGCAGCGAAGGCGAAGCCATCATCCGCGAAGCGTGCCTGCGCGAGCTCAAACGCGGCGGCCAGATCTATTTCCTGCACAACGAGGTGGAAACCATCCAGAACCGCCTGGCCATGCTGACGGAACTGCTGCCCGAGGCGCGCATCGCCGTGGCGCACGGCCAGATGCACGAGCGCGACCTGGAAAAGGTCATGCGCGACTTCGTCGCCCAGCGTTTCAACATCCTGCTGTGCACGACGATCATTGAAACGGGCATCGACGTGCCGACGGCGAACACCATCATCATGCACCGTGCCGACAAGTTCGGCCTGGCGCAGCTGCACCAGCTGCGCGGCCGTGTGGGCCGCTCGCATCACCAGGCCTACGCCTACCTGCTGGTGCACGACGTGCAGGGCCTGTCGAAGCTGGCGCAGCGCCGCCTGGACGCCATCCAGCAGATGGAAGAACTGGGCAGCGGCTTTTACCTGGCCATGCACGACCTGGAAATCCGCGGCGCCGGCGAGGTGCTGGGCGAGAGCCAGTCGGGCGAGATGACGGAAATCGGCTTCCAGCTGTATTCGGACATGCTCAACGAAGCCGTGCGTTCGCTGAAAGCGGGCAAGGAGCCGGACCTGGCCGCGCCGCTGGCGTCGACCACCGAGATCAACCTGCACGTGCCGGCGCTGCTGCCGGCCGACTTCTGCGGCGACGTGCACGAGCGCCTGTCGATCTACAAGCGCCTGGCCAACTGCGCCACGCAAGAGAAGATCGACGATATCCAGGAAGAGCTGATCGACCGCTTCGGCAAGCTGCCCGACGCCGTCAAGGCCCTGGTCGAGACGCACCGCCTGCGCATCGGCGCGAAAACCGTGGGCATCGTCAAGATCGACGTGCATGGCGAGGCGGCCACCCTGCAATTCATGGCCAAGCCGCCGATCGACCCGATGCGCATCATCGACCTGATCCAGAAAAACCGCCATATCAAGCTGCATGGCCAGGACAAGCTGAAAATCACGGCCGCCATGCCGGACCTGGCCGCGCGCGTGACGCAGATCAAGACCACCATCAAGCAATTGACGGTATAG